Within Celeribacter marinus, the genomic segment AAAATACGGTCATCGCCAAACGAACTTGCGGCCTCGTTCTTGGACGCTTGGAACCCTTCGCGGGCCTCGATGTCATTCCATGCCACACGCATGCCTTTACCGCCGCCGCCTGCGGAGGCTTTGATCATCACAGGATAGCCGATCTCGGTGGAGATTTTCACCGCCTCGTCGGCATCGGCGATCTCGCCCATGTAACCCGGAACCGTAGTCACGCCTGCTTCGGCGGCAAGCTTTTTCGATGTGATTTTATCCCCCATCGCCTCAATCGCCCCAGTAGGTGGCCCGATAAAGGCGACACCTTCGGCGGCGAGCGCCTCGGCAAATTTGGAATTTTCGGACAAGAAGCCATAGCCCGGATGGACAGCCTGCGCCCCTGTTTGGCGGACGGCATCCATGATTTTGTCGATGACAATGTAGGACTGATTTGAGGGGGGCGGACCGATATTGACAGCTTCGTCGGCCATTTGGACATGGAGCGCATGTTTGTCAGCGTCTGAATAAACAGCAACCGTTTTGATCCCCATTTTTTGCGCTGTTTTGATAACACGGCAAGCAATCTCGCCACGGTTCGCAATCAAAATCTTGTCGAACATATCCCGTCCCTCTCTCGTTATAGTCGTGCCCGCGACATGGGCCGCGCCCATGCCACCGGATGCGCCGCGATAGGCGGCGCGCCAATAGAAAAAGGCTCCCGAACGCTTGCGCGCGGGAACCTTTGGTGATGCGATATAGGCGTGCGGTGCGCAGGACGCTCCGCCGCGAAATTACATGTCGTTGAGCAATGCACCGCCTGCGGCGCCGATAGCGGCTCCGGTAACACATTTGCCATTGGAGATGATTTCACCAGCGACACAGCCAAGGCCAGCACCGACGATAGCGCGTTGCATATCTTGGTTTTCCATACACCCTGTGAGGGCTGTTGCGGACAGAAGGGTGAAAGCGAGAATTGTTTTGCGCATTTTGCTGCTCTTTGTTGGGGAATGCCTGAACAAAGAATGCTCTCGAATGGCGATGACGCCAAGTTCTTTTTCATCCCATCTGCAAAATCGGCGATCTTTGGCGCATAAGCTGCATACACG encodes:
- a CDS encoding YMGG-like glycine zipper-containing protein; this translates as MRKTILAFTLLSATALTGCMENQDMQRAIVGAGLGCVAGEIISNGKCVTGAAIGAAGGALLNDM